Proteins encoded in a region of the Stieleria neptunia genome:
- a CDS encoding glucan biosynthesis protein, giving the protein MSQASDRSIGQWTDVVDYGSLCTLARQVADGPATPRSVLPEVLASMQYDDYRRISFRPKHAVWWNERPTSLETFHRGFVQRDKVRIFTISNGETQEVMFSKSDFQYQPPLIPDAIPCDAGHAGLKLVSTIDGMSGGQELLTFLGASYFRGRSGATHYGASARALAIDIAMNREEEFPFFRGFWVIRPQHDQHRVTVLALLDSPSVAGAYKFELTPGMHESQLQVESTLHFRSTPDKVALAPLTSMWIWGDGLDGPPKDARPAVHDSDGLLVQHRNATTNRRHSNQLDPDASSSDDASEWTWRAFARQSYPSVSRIAVDQLIGFGLMQRNRSFYHYDDHNARYDLRPSVWVTTDEAWTDGVIELLELPGAHEGVDNIAAYWVPDSKPTVDEPVQLNYTVSFFAGDYGRQVNVARATHFDVKRDSDEQSIDMTIRFSGTPLDKAHVLAHMGVDVQLMRASLLRKSVERTESGDLLVGLTFQLEGESPPELAVQLVDEGKPVSERFTYLCPPKQPEFVYPAVYTRTE; this is encoded by the coding sequence ATGTCACAAGCGTCCGACCGATCGATTGGCCAATGGACAGATGTCGTCGACTATGGCAGTTTGTGCACCCTCGCTCGGCAGGTTGCTGACGGTCCGGCGACACCGCGATCGGTCCTGCCGGAGGTTTTGGCGAGCATGCAGTACGATGACTATCGGCGGATCTCATTCCGGCCCAAGCATGCCGTCTGGTGGAACGAACGGCCGACCTCACTGGAAACCTTTCACCGCGGATTTGTCCAACGCGACAAGGTTCGCATCTTCACAATCAGCAATGGCGAAACACAGGAGGTGATGTTTTCGAAGTCAGATTTCCAGTATCAACCACCCTTGATTCCGGATGCCATTCCCTGCGATGCGGGACATGCAGGATTGAAATTGGTCAGCACCATCGATGGGATGAGCGGCGGTCAGGAATTATTGACGTTTCTCGGGGCCAGCTATTTTCGCGGCCGCAGCGGTGCAACCCACTATGGGGCCTCCGCAAGAGCGTTGGCAATCGACATCGCGATGAACCGTGAGGAAGAGTTCCCCTTCTTTCGCGGCTTTTGGGTGATCCGACCACAGCACGACCAACATCGTGTGACCGTGCTTGCACTGTTGGACAGCCCCAGTGTGGCGGGTGCGTACAAGTTTGAACTGACACCGGGCATGCACGAATCCCAATTGCAGGTCGAATCAACGCTTCACTTTCGCAGCACCCCGGACAAGGTCGCGCTGGCTCCGTTGACCAGCATGTGGATCTGGGGTGACGGGCTGGACGGACCGCCCAAGGATGCTCGCCCGGCCGTCCACGACAGCGACGGATTGCTCGTGCAACATCGAAACGCAACCACAAACCGGCGGCACTCCAATCAGTTAGATCCAGACGCGTCGTCGTCAGACGATGCGAGCGAGTGGACCTGGCGCGCCTTTGCGCGACAAAGTTATCCCTCGGTCAGCCGCATCGCCGTTGATCAATTGATCGGATTCGGATTGATGCAGCGAAATCGATCCTTCTACCACTATGATGATCACAATGCACGTTATGACCTTCGTCCCAGCGTGTGGGTAACGACGGACGAAGCATGGACCGATGGCGTGATTGAATTGTTGGAGTTGCCGGGAGCGCATGAAGGCGTCGACAATATTGCCGCCTACTGGGTCCCCGATTCGAAGCCGACGGTGGACGAGCCGGTCCAATTGAACTACACGGTGAGTTTCTTTGCCGGGGACTACGGCCGTCAAGTCAACGTTGCCCGTGCGACTCATTTTGACGTCAAGCGTGATTCCGATGAGCAGTCGATTGACATGACGATTCGATTCTCAGGAACACCGCTCGACAAAGCCCATGTGCTTGCCCACATGGGTGTGGATGTTCAACTGATGCGCGCATCGCTGTTACGCAAGTCGGTAGAACGAACTGAATCGGGCGACCTGCTGGTCGGTTTGACTTTCCAGCTGGAGGGCGAATCACCGCCTGAACTGGCCGTCCAACTCGTCGACGAGGGGAAACCGGTGAGCGAACGATTCACGTATCTGTGTCCGCCCAAGCAGCCCGAGTTTGTGTACCCGGCTGTTTATACACGCACGGAATGA
- the mdoH gene encoding glucans biosynthesis glucosyltransferase MdoH, translating to MKTSNSSVRVTVIMLSLGLTAVATASDLVIVGRSSGINLFEAFSAAIFALLFGWIAFSFVLATLGFLSLHGRRRASTKLTLPNASSLDPDKKEDAQSLRTAVLMPVYNEAPERVIAGIEAMIGDLRTYDATDQFDFYLLSDTTQSEVWLQEELVWSQFVQRVPDCRVFYRHRPHNKSRKAGNIADFCIRWGASYPYMIVLDADSLMSAATMLEMVARMRADTQLGILQVPPAPVGRNSLFARLQQFAAHAYGPIFVAGFARWAGDDGNYWGHNAIIRVRAFLEHCDLPVLPGKEPLGGAILSHDFVEAALMVRSGWKVQIATDLQGSFEECPTTLADYAQRDQRWCQGNLQHAKLLTAENYRTLSRFHFASGVLSYAASPIWIAFMMLCVSGMLYDHWIHQAGAIADDAVSIGAITLFSISMIVLFLPKLWAVIHVLSDHARVKAVGGAMRLISSTVLESMFSVLLSPIMALYHSWFVFAALMGTSVSWSTQNRNEHCLRWEEVTRQFWTFTAMGLALTALIAWWMPPLLVWFSPVLIGLVVSIPLAKLAASVSAGKALKRAGLLLIPQETEPCDVIRNHRHALERLEAERASTGELFERFISEPSLHALHQRIQLASDASVTMHADDARELRHVIDVGGVRSIPPSLQRALLLDCEAFRELHLDVVQQWQLQAADHE from the coding sequence GTGAAAACTTCCAACTCATCCGTTCGCGTCACGGTCATCATGTTGTCGCTCGGGTTGACTGCGGTTGCGACGGCTAGCGACCTCGTGATCGTGGGACGCAGCAGCGGGATCAATCTGTTCGAAGCATTCAGCGCAGCAATCTTCGCGTTGTTGTTTGGTTGGATTGCATTTTCGTTCGTGCTCGCAACGCTCGGGTTTCTCTCGCTGCACGGTCGGCGTCGCGCGTCGACGAAGTTAACGCTGCCAAACGCGTCGAGCCTCGATCCGGATAAAAAAGAGGACGCCCAATCGCTGCGTACTGCGGTGTTGATGCCGGTGTACAACGAAGCGCCGGAACGCGTGATCGCAGGGATCGAAGCGATGATTGGTGATCTGCGCACGTACGATGCGACGGATCAATTCGACTTTTATCTGCTCAGCGACACCACGCAATCAGAAGTCTGGTTGCAAGAGGAGTTGGTGTGGTCTCAGTTTGTCCAACGCGTTCCCGATTGCCGGGTGTTTTATCGGCACCGGCCGCACAACAAGTCGCGCAAGGCAGGTAATATCGCTGACTTTTGTATCCGCTGGGGAGCGAGTTATCCGTACATGATCGTTTTGGATGCGGACAGTTTGATGTCGGCTGCAACAATGCTGGAGATGGTCGCGCGCATGCGAGCGGACACCCAGTTGGGAATTCTTCAAGTTCCCCCGGCGCCGGTCGGGCGAAATTCCTTGTTCGCGCGTCTGCAACAGTTTGCGGCGCACGCGTACGGTCCGATTTTTGTCGCCGGATTCGCCAGGTGGGCAGGTGATGACGGAAACTATTGGGGACACAACGCGATCATCCGTGTGCGAGCTTTTTTGGAGCACTGTGATTTGCCGGTGTTGCCAGGAAAAGAGCCATTGGGTGGAGCGATCCTCAGTCACGATTTCGTCGAAGCGGCGTTGATGGTGCGATCGGGATGGAAGGTGCAGATCGCGACAGACTTGCAAGGAAGCTTTGAGGAATGTCCGACCACGCTGGCAGATTATGCCCAACGCGATCAACGATGGTGCCAGGGAAATTTGCAGCACGCTAAATTGTTGACGGCCGAAAACTATCGGACGCTCAGCCGATTTCACTTTGCCAGTGGTGTGTTGTCCTACGCCGCATCGCCGATTTGGATTGCATTCATGATGCTGTGTGTCTCTGGGATGCTTTATGACCACTGGATCCACCAGGCGGGCGCCATTGCCGACGATGCCGTGTCGATCGGGGCGATCACGCTGTTTTCGATTTCCATGATCGTGTTGTTCCTGCCCAAACTGTGGGCCGTGATCCATGTCTTGTCGGACCACGCTCGGGTCAAAGCGGTCGGAGGGGCAATGCGTCTGATCTCAAGTACGGTATTGGAGTCGATGTTTTCCGTTTTGTTGTCCCCGATTATGGCTCTCTATCATAGTTGGTTCGTGTTCGCAGCCTTGATGGGAACGAGTGTGAGTTGGTCGACGCAGAATCGCAACGAACATTGTTTGCGGTGGGAAGAGGTCACGCGACAGTTCTGGACCTTCACCGCAATGGGCTTGGCATTGACCGCTTTGATCGCATGGTGGATGCCGCCCTTGCTGGTTTGGTTTTCACCGGTGTTGATCGGGCTGGTTGTGTCGATTCCGTTGGCGAAACTCGCGGCAAGTGTCTCAGCGGGCAAGGCACTCAAACGTGCCGGGCTGTTGCTGATTCCTCAAGAGACGGAGCCCTGCGACGTCATTCGGAATCACCGCCACGCCCTGGAGCGATTGGAGGCCGAACGCGCCTCGACCGGCGAGTTGTTTGAGAGGTTTATTAGCGAACCCTCGCTGCATGCACTGCATCAACGGATCCAACTCGCAAGCGACGCCAGTGTGACCATGCACGCCGACGATGCGCGTGAGCTTCGCCATGTGATCGATGTGGGCGGCGTGCGGTCGATTCCCCCGTCGTTGCAGCGTGCATTGCTGTTGGATTGTGAGGCGTTTCGTGAATTGCATTTGGACGTCGTGCAACAATGGCAACTCCAGGCCGCTGACCACGAATGA
- a CDS encoding cupin domain-containing protein encodes MEHYDFTELDSQGRQPQVVHRSDWGSHADLWRGVLEGKDIGTGVTVLFYATDEIGKGPLWHVHPYDELFIVRKGRALFTIGDKKIEAETGDVLLGPANIPHKYHSIGPGRLETTDIHLSDRWIQTNLDDPELAR; translated from the coding sequence ATGGAACATTACGACTTTACCGAACTCGACTCCCAAGGCCGTCAACCGCAGGTCGTGCATCGCTCGGACTGGGGATCGCATGCTGATTTGTGGAGGGGCGTGTTGGAAGGCAAGGACATCGGGACAGGCGTCACGGTGCTGTTTTACGCAACCGATGAAATCGGCAAGGGGCCACTCTGGCACGTTCATCCGTACGATGAATTGTTCATCGTTCGCAAGGGAAGGGCCCTGTTCACCATCGGTGACAAGAAAATCGAGGCAGAGACCGGCGATGTGCTCCTCGGACCCGCCAACATCCCCCACAAGTATCACAGCATCGGCCCCGGCCGGCTTGAAACAACCGACATCCACCTATCGGATCGATGGATCCAAACAAACCTCGATGACCCGGAACTGGCAAGGTGA